The proteins below are encoded in one region of Casimicrobium huifangae:
- a CDS encoding DUF2987 domain-containing protein, whose protein sequence is MMSQRLAPGLTALVFFATNPITISAAQAVDTQFEEVIVKSPKNAAMMPYDDVYVRLKRMEESKLDRVRMQIKVTPKDESVKLADVRVAIVNDATSLPVRLGADGTVTVPMRAELYKTDAEIRSNQPKGSLAASLTLAVAWSGGQEIPYYEIEETVRQLQTAGKDLLGWFGYMLFFPSLSNFEVPLQYPEPRGQTMRVVKDGKTLETFTADEKGVLKFKLKPGWAQLQPTLVFSEAPPKL, encoded by the coding sequence ATGATGTCGCAACGCTTGGCACCCGGCCTGACTGCGCTCGTGTTCTTCGCCACCAACCCGATCACCATCTCCGCCGCGCAAGCGGTCGACACTCAGTTCGAAGAAGTCATCGTCAAGAGCCCGAAGAACGCGGCGATGATGCCGTACGATGACGTCTACGTTCGCCTGAAGCGGATGGAGGAATCGAAGCTCGACCGGGTGCGTATGCAGATCAAGGTGACGCCGAAGGATGAGTCGGTCAAACTTGCCGATGTACGGGTGGCCATCGTCAACGACGCCACCAGCCTGCCGGTGCGGCTTGGTGCCGACGGCACGGTCACAGTGCCGATGCGTGCCGAGCTGTACAAGACCGACGCCGAGATTCGCAGCAATCAGCCGAAGGGCAGTCTGGCCGCGTCGCTCACGCTGGCCGTTGCGTGGTCGGGCGGGCAGGAGATTCCGTACTATGAAATCGAAGAAACGGTGCGGCAATTGCAAACTGCGGGCAAGGACTTGCTCGGCTGGTTCGGCTATATGCTGTTTTTCCCCTCGTTGAGCAACTTCGAAGTGCCGCTGCAATATCCCGAGCCGCGCGGGCAGACGATGCGGGTGGTGAAGGACGGCAAGACGCTTGAAACCTTCACTGCCGATGAGAAGGGGGTGCTCAAGTTCAAGCTGAAGCCGGGCTGGGCACAGTTGCAGCCGACGCTGGTATTCAGCGAGGCGCCGCCGAAGCTTTGA
- a CDS encoding VOC family protein encodes MPHSANTLLWNARLLLVERATEDAHACAEWYSQLLGDPVEQVADDVWQVRGADRWMLFRTGTPKTVPLVVYAFPGVEQWAAYRAQLQTMAIELHPVAAGLAAIVGDNAFGLRDPDRRMVVFCVAPQTEAAPPEVAEYLPARLQHFVVASTQTVAMLEFYRDALGFIESDRVVDNDGDLSSAFMRSDAEHHSFAVFRAPQPGPDHHAYEVPNWNAIRDWADHCGDLEIPIWWGPGRHGVGNNLFFMIEDPDGYKVEFSAELEQMTADQAYREWPHGPRALNLWGNAWMRS; translated from the coding sequence ATGCCGCATTCAGCCAATACCCTGCTCTGGAACGCCCGCCTGCTGCTCGTAGAGCGCGCGACCGAAGATGCGCATGCCTGTGCGGAGTGGTACTCGCAACTGCTTGGTGATCCGGTGGAGCAGGTGGCAGACGATGTCTGGCAAGTGCGCGGCGCTGATCGCTGGATGCTGTTTCGCACTGGTACGCCAAAGACCGTGCCGCTGGTGGTCTATGCCTTTCCCGGCGTCGAGCAGTGGGCGGCCTATCGGGCGCAATTGCAGACCATGGCGATTGAGCTGCACCCGGTCGCGGCCGGTCTGGCGGCCATCGTCGGTGACAACGCCTTCGGTCTGCGTGACCCGGATCGTCGTATGGTTGTCTTCTGCGTTGCACCGCAAACCGAAGCCGCGCCACCGGAAGTCGCCGAGTATCTGCCAGCCCGTCTTCAGCACTTCGTGGTTGCTTCAACGCAGACGGTTGCCATGCTTGAGTTCTATCGCGATGCGCTGGGCTTCATCGAGTCGGACCGCGTGGTCGACAACGACGGCGATCTGTCATCGGCGTTCATGCGCTCCGACGCCGAGCATCACAGTTTCGCGGTGTTCCGGGCGCCACAGCCGGGGCCTGATCATCACGCCTATGAAGTACCGAACTGGAACGCGATCCGCGACTGGGCCGATCACTGCGGCGACCTGGAAATCCCCATCTGGTGGGGCCCGGGGCGGCATGGCGTCGGCAACAACCTGTTCTTCATGATCGAAGATCCGGACGGCTACAAGGTCGAATTCTCGGCCGAGCTTGAGCAGATGACGGCCGATCAGGCCTATCGCGAGTGGCCGCACGGGCCGCGGGCGCTCAACCTGTGGGGCAACGCCTGGATGCGCAGCTAG